The nucleotide sequence NNNNNNNNNNNNNNNNNNNNNNNNNNNNNNNNNNNNNNNNNNNNNNNNNNNNNNNNNNNNNNNNNNNNNNNNNNNNNNNNNNNNNNNNNNNNNNNNNNNNNNNNNNNNNNNNNNNNNNNNNNNNNNNNNNNNNNNNNNNNNNNNNNNNNNNNNNNNNNNNNNNNNNNNNNNNNNNNNNNNNNNNNNNNNNNNNNNNNNNNNNNNNNNNNNNNNNNNNNNNNNNNNNNNNNNNNNNNNNNNNNNNNNNNNNNNNNNNNNNNNNNNNNNNNNNNNNNNNNNNNNNNNNNNNNNNNNNNNNNNNNNNNNNNNNNNNNNNNNNNNNNNNNNNNNNNNNNNNNNNNNNNNNNNNNNNNNNNNNNNNNNNNNNNNNNNNNNNNNNNNNNNNNNNNNNNNNNNNNNNNNNNNNNNNNNNNNNNNNNNNNNNNNNNNNNNNNNNNNNNNNNNNNNNNNNNNNNNNNNNNNNNNNNNNNNNNNNNNNNNNNNNNNNNNNNNNNNNNNNNNNNNNNNNNNNNNNNNNNNNNNNNNNNNNNNNNNNNNNNNNNNNNNNNNNNNNNNNNNNNNNNNNNNNNNNNNNNNNNNNNNNNNNNNNNNNNNNNNNNNNNNNNNNNNNNNNNNNNNNNNNNNNNNNNNNNNNNNNNNNNNNNNNNNNNNNNNNNNNNNNNNNNNNNNNNNNNNNNNNNNNNNNNNNNNNNNNNNNNNNNNNNNNNNNNNNNNNNNNNNNNNNNNNNNNNNNNNNNNNNNNNNNNNNNNNNNNNNNNNNNNNNNNNNNNNNNNNNNNNNNNNNNNNNNNNNNNNNNNNNNNNNNNNNNNNNNNNNNNNNNNNNNNNNNNNNNNNNNNNNNNNNNNNNNNNNNNNNNNNNNNNNNNNNNNNNNNNNNNNNNNNNNNNNNNNNNNNNNNNNNNNNNNNNNNNNNNNNNNNNNNNNNNNNNNNNNNNNNNNNNNNNNNNNNNNNNNNNNNNNNNNNNNNNNNNNNNNNNNNNNNNNNNNNNNNNNNNNNNNNNNNNNNNNNNNNNNNNNNNNNNNNNNNNNNNNNNNNNNNNNNNNNNNNNNNNNNNNNNNNNNNNNNNNNNNNNNNNNNNNNNNNNNNNNNNNNNNNNNNNNNNNNNNNNNNNNNNNNNNNNNNNNNNNNNNNNNNNNNNNNNNNNNNNNNNNNNNNNNNNNNNNNNNNNNNNNNNNNNNNNNNNNNNNNaaaaaaaaaaaaaaaaaaaactttaaaatttaccaaatttttattataaataaagaaaaatggaTGGCCTGAAATTGGAAGTGAAGCTCTTCCACATATTATTACACCAACTTCTTTGCCTgtcatttctctctctaaaagccttcttctctcttcactctctctctctctctctctctctctctctaaacgATCGCAATCTTTGTGAGAAAAAAACCGATGACCTCAACCAATCCGGTGGTCGCTGAAGCACTACCGTCGGAAGATGCTACTGCAGAGATGACGAGCACgacggtttcttcttctttatcgaCGGAAGCTGGGGAAGCACCGGAGAAGAAAGTGAGGAAAGCTTACACGATCACTAAGTCCAGAGAGAGTTGGACTGAAGGAGAGCACGATAAGTTTCTGGAAGCTCTTCAATTGTAATTTCACCCGCTCTATtcttactttttcttcttccaccatGGAATTTGATTCTGTGTTTTTTCCAGCTCTAATTCTAGCTGAATTTTGCGTAATTTCGCCTTTACTTTAATCAGTCTATGATAAATTACACTACCTGATCCGTGAAGTTGGCCCCTTCAGTTAAAATGTTAGGTTAGGGTTAATAAATCAAAGTTTGGTCATCTCGAGTTTTTGCCTATGTAATTTGATTTTAAGTATATAAGCAGCAATGTTAGGTTAGGGTTGATAAAGTGATAAACTTTGATCAGATCAAAGTTTGGTCATCTGGATTTTTTGCCTAAGTAAATTGGATTTTAACTAAAGAAGCAGCAATGTCTTCTTAGATTGGTTAGGTAAATCAGACAGACCAGAGTTTGGATTAGTCTTTGatgaatgcttttttttttctcagaaaaCCAAAGTGTAGTTAATCTTATCTAAGCTTGCCAAAATGATTCATTTAAGGACTTGGCATCTGGTTTCAACATGAGAACTGAAAAAACTTACTACAAAGTCAGCTTTTAGAGCAATGCATGAAACCAATTTCTAACCTGTCCtaaacttttttcttctgtGTATTAAGTGCAGGATTTTGGTAATAGTTACATTGCACTTTTGTGTGTGAAAGTCTCTCTTTCTGAGAAAAGAGTTTTACTTTCTTGCTGACAGTTTTCTTGTGTCCCTAGGTTTGATCGGGActggaaaaaaatagaagacttTGTTGGTTCAAAGACAGTTATTCAGGTTTGACATCAGCTTCTctggattttttggtttaatatacAAACTTGGCAGATTTCCCCTCTCAATCTTCATGTACCTGCTTTATTTGCTGCAGATCAGGAGCCATGcccaaaaatactttttaaaggTTCAGAAAAATGGGACTTTAGCACATGTGCCACCCCCTAGGCCTAAGCGCAAAGCTGCTCACCCATATCCTCAAAAGGCATCGAAGAATGGTCAGTTCCACTATAATAGATATTGCTTTGGGTGGACAGATTAAGTTACATGTAATCAATCTGACCGCACCTCAATTCTGCAGCTCAAATGTCGCTTCACGTTTCCATGACTTTTCCTCCTCAAATAAATAACCTTCCTGGCTATACTTCATGGGATGATGATACCTCTGCATTGCTGAACATAGCCGTAAGCGGGGTTACTCCACCAGAAGATGAACTTGATGCTTTTTGTGGACCGGAAGGCATGCATTCTCATCTCTACTCAATTTCTGTAGTTTGCTTTGGTAGTGGAGTTACTCTATCTTATGAAGTTTCAGATGCTAAATGTGGCTTACAATATTATTGTTTCAGTTGTTGTTGGATCAAATGGCATACCAAGTGAGAGTAGTCCTGCAGCATCTGGTATAGGAAGCTCAAGCAGAACACTATCAGATTCCCAAGATTTAAGACTGGCAAAACCAGCTCCCTCAATGCATGGTACTTATCTGAAAAGTTGGGTGACTATTTCTGAGTTTTCATTTTATGGTGGACACTGTTGTAATGGTTGCTTTGCAGGTCTTCCTGATTTTGCTGAAGTTTATAATTTCATTGGGAGTGTCTTCGATCCCGACAGCAAAGGCCGCATGAAAAAACTCAAGGAAATGGATCCTATAAATTTCGAAACTGTGAGTTGTAGTGTACTTGCCTTTATATTAAATGATGTATGTGACAGCATATCCATCATTTAGGCTTCTACTCGAATGGTGCCTGTTCTTTCAGCTTCCTTATATCGGTTGTAATTTGGCTTGGTGGTGTTTCCAGTCGTTACTCTAAATAGTTCACGTACTGCCCTTATAGTCGTCTCACACAGCTGAACTTATTAAAGGATGTATTTATAgattcctttttaaaattttgaatgggGTTGTACAACCATCGGTCAGTTTTTAGGAGTACCTATTTGTACCTGTCAGTGACTGTTCTTTTTATAGTATCCTTCACTAATCACAGTTTGTCTTGCAGGTTCTGCTGTTGATGAGAAACCTCACAGTGAACTTGTCAAACCCTGACTTCGAACCTTCTGTAAGTGTTAATTTTATCTTAACTTCTGTTCTCGTTGAGCATGTGGGATACATTTTTCTTTCCGTGTTAagtcttaaaaagaaaaagtctcTTACACCGAACAGATCTGCTAACTATGTGCCTTCAAATTTAAATTGCCTTAACCGTTAGAAACTAAGACTAGATCGCTCTTAGTGAGTATTACTTTTTTACCAATCCTAAGATTAAATAAGGGTTGTTGTGCtctttgagatatatatatccTATTCACACATCAACCGCTGGCTGCTGGATTGGTTTTCTTGCAACAGATGTAATCTAACCTTGATATAGTCTGAACACGTTGATGCTGCAGAGGAAGGTCTTGAACACTGAAGCTCGTAGCTGTTAGTGCGGGAACCCTGATCAAGAACTCAACAAGTTATATCTCTTTTGACGACTTCTTCTTGCTCGCAGCAACTGTTGACCAGCTATCAAGTAAGTGCGGTTTATATCTTATATCCGATACCAATATAAAACACTTCACTATAATCAGATAGTTTATATTGCTCTAATTACATAATAGCTGGTAGGCAGTTTACTTAGGTTTGCATAAGACCTTAATGTTTCTCATTTGTCACTGTAGTTGCTGTCTGTCTCACATGATCTCTGATCACACTTCCCTTAAGATCTGTGTTAAGAGTTATTTGATCTCTGTGTTTGGTGGATTGTGTCAGATGCTTCTTACGGTTGTTGCCTGAAGAGAACAATAAGGCGTCACAAACAAGAGGAACATATGCAGTTTAGGTCAGAGAACCAGTGGGGGTGAATGGTAGATATATGTACTTGTGTGTGTGTAGAAAATGGTTACCAAACGTGTCttctttttgataatttatttgttcatGCGTTTTGTAATATGTCTTTTCTTTACCTCTATTTCTGATTGGTTATTTTTGGTTATCTGATTAACCAAAGCTATGTAACACGTTAGCAAATTGTTACTTAACTCATAAGTGAGATACATAACTCTGTTGTATTGTACTTGTAAGCATTAACGTCCATGTTTTGTCTCCactctttgttgttcttgtcaATAACCGTACATTCCGGGAACCGAGTTCATAATAATTAGGAAACTGAACGTGTTGGTATGGTTTTCGAATGTCTTACGACCCTCTTACAGACGCCGAAGGTTTGTATAAAAACACAGAGAAAAGGTTCCTCTCGGATAAGCTTGCTGTGCCTTTAGCTTTGGTCAAGAGGGAGACGCGTACGCGCGGTGGACAACGGAAGGTTACGTCTGAAAGTGGCTAGAGAAGCTTCATGTGGAATTGGAGAAAAGACTCTTTACAAGCCAGAGTCTTTCATCTTATCTTGTATCTATTATTAATAAGCTTgtgtagttttcttttaaaacgtTGTGTCGTTTATTGACGTGGTTGTTAGAGTGCGTGTAGTTCTGTGATAGAACACTATTAAGGGATCCCAAATCCGGATACCGGATCTATCACTCTCTTAAATTACCTTTCGGTTTAAGAGAATCCTTCGCCGACGGCGAAGATGCTACAGCATCAGATCGTACAATCTCCGGCGAGATTAGGGTTAACAGGTCCTGGTTCTCCCTCCGTGCAAAATCCAACGCCTCCTCGTCATGGCCATCCAacctcatcttcatcttcccaATCTCAACACCAACAGatccagcaacaacaacaacctaaTCTACTCCCTTCCTCCACCGTCGCCGCCGCTTCCTCAGCCTCAGCTTCGTCAGCTATTTCATCCTCCGCTTTGCTATCGCTCCTTCCGCCATTACCGCGAGCTCAAGCTCTTCTCCAGCAGATGGCGGTTCTGACATCTAAACTCTTCGACGTCTCTCCCAATCGCCCTCTATGGCTTTCAGCTTTCCGTGGCTCCCTCCCTTCGTTCCTCTCCTCACACTCTTTACCACCGCCTCCGCCGcttgaaaaccctaatccttcaTCCACGAAGGAGATCCTCTCTCAATTCAATTCACTCCAAACTCAGCTCTTCGAAGCCGTGACAGAGCTTCAAGAGATCCTAGATCTACAAGACGCGAAGCAGAAGGTCGCGCGTGAGATCAAATCCAAAGATTCATCTCTTCTCGCATTCGCCAACAAGCTCAAGGATGCAGAACGTGTTCTCGATATGCTCGTTGACGACTACTCCGATTATCGCAAACCTAAACGAAGCAAAACTCTAaccgatgatgaagaagaagaagatgcttcAACCACAGTATCGTCTCAGCTCAAGCTAAAGGACATTCTAGCTTACGCTCACAAGATTAGCTACACCACATTCGCTCCGCCTGAATTTGGCGCAGGACAAGCACCTCTCCGTGGTGCATTACCACCAGCTCCACAAGACGAACAAATGAGAGCTTCTCAGCTTTACACATTCGCTGATCTCGATATCGGTTTACCTAAAACTGTAGAAAACTTGGAGAAGAAGGTTGATACACTCATtgagccaccaccaccaccagaagCAATGGATATCTCAGCAATTCATAACCTGCTTCCGCCAAACATCGCAGTTCCTTCAGGATGGAAACCAGGAATGCCAGTGGAATTGCCAAGAGATTTACTATTACCACCTCCTGGATGGAAACCAGGCGACCCGGTTGTCATACCACCATTGGAGTCAATCACTGCACCTAGAGCTGAGGATCAGCAACATATGCGACCTCCTCAGGGACTTCACAGACCGCCTGATGTCATACAGGTCCGAGCTGTTCAACTGGACATTTTGGAGGATGATGATAGCAGTGATTACAGCAGCGATGATGCAAGCTCTGATGACGAGGAGTAGTATCAACATTGTGGTTGatgttaattaataatatctGAGCAATAGTTGCTTTTGCTAATTCTTGATCAAGCTTGAGTGAAATCTTCTACTTGGTTTCGTTTTGTTTAACAGTGTCTTTATGTGGATAGATGTTTAAGTATCAGTTTACCGAATTATTGGTTTGTCGTTTACTCAGGTGTTCTAGTaaagtttcaactttcaagaatGCATTTTTGAGCTGCAAAGTTGGAGGAGTGTTATAGTAAACGACGTTCAACTGGTGGAGTTTATGCTACTTGTGACATTTGATTTTGAATCCTCGATTTCTCtaccaaataaaatatctatCTACACATAGTAGTAAACGGGCTCTTTGTGACAAAATCAAGCCCGTTTAAGTATTATTAGCAAGCCCATTTAGATTTAACCTGTTGAAACCGGACTAGCCACGTGGTCGAATATTTTAGGGGTTTAATTTCCAACTCTtgcaaataaaactaaaaatttgtgTTCTtcgaattaaaataaaataaaaaaatctgacAAAAATATCCATtcgtttctcttctcttcttctggcTTTCACTCTCGCTTGCTCGCTCCTGGTTTCTACTTCTTCTACCTCTCTTAATGGCGGACAAGCTAGCTCTCCCTCTTCTCCTTCCGGGTACTCCTTCATCTAAACCCTTTTCACACGACCAAAACCACCATCTCTCTCGGACGCCTTTTCTCACTACGTCACTTTCgtcaccacctcctcctccgcctgTAGAGCCTCTTCTCCACGATGTATTCCTTCACCAGAACCCTAATTCCAGACAACCCATCAGCTCTCAACCGCCTAGAAACCGTAACCGGACGCGAATTGGCAAGTCACGCGACTCTAACCTCGGGAAACCTTGGTCTTACCATGGTCTCTCTCCACAAGGTCAGCAAGTTCTACGTTCCCTCATCGAACCCACTTTTGATTCCGGTCAGTTAGATGCTATGCTCTCTGAGCTATTCGAGCCGTATAAGGATAAACCTGAGTCTACCTCGTCGGAGTTACTAGCTTTTCTTAAAGGATTAGGATTTCATAAGAAATTCGATTTGGCTCTGCGTGCTTTTGATTGGTTTATGAAGCAAAAGGATTACAAATCCATGTTGGATAACTCTGTTGTTGCTATAGTTATTAGTATGTTAGGTAAAGAAGGCAGAGTCTCTTCCGCTTCAAATTTGTTCAATGGGTTACAGGAAGATGGGTTTTCCCTTGATGTCTACTCTTATACTTCGTTGATATCAGCTTTTGCTAATAGCGGAAGGTACAGGGAAGCTGTAAATGTGTTCAAGAAGATGGAGGAAGAAGGTTGTAAACCGACTTTGATTACTTATAATGTTGTTTTGAATGTGTTTGGGAAAATGGGTACTCCTTGGAATAAGATTACCTCTCTcgtggagaagatgaagagtgATGGGATTTCTCCTGACGCGTATACCTACAACACGCTTATAACTTGTTGTAAACGAGGCTCTTTGCATCAGGAAGCTGCTCAGGTTTTCGAAGAGATGAAGGCTGCAGGGTTTAGTCATGATAAGGTTACTTACAATGCGCTGTTAGATGTTTATGGTAAGTCTCATCGGCCTAAGGAAGCTATGAAGGTTTTGAATGAGATGGAGCTCAATGGATTTTCTCCGAGCATTGTGACTTACAACTCTTTGATCTCTGCGTATGCTCGGGATGGTATGCTTGATGAGGCGATGGAGCTTAAGAATCAGATGGCGGAAAAGGGAACGAAACCTGATGTTTTCACTTACACAACACTCTTATCGGGGTTTGAGAGGGCTGGGAAGGTCGAATCTGCTATGAATATCTTTGAAGAGATGAGAAACGCCGGGTGCAAACCAAATATTTGTACTTTTAATGCCTTTATAAAGATGTATGGTAACAGGGGAAAGTTTGCTGATATGATGAAGATTTTTGATGAGATCAACGTGTGCGATCTCTCCCCTGACATCGTCACTTGGAATACGCTATTGGCAGTCTTTGGCCAAAACGGGATGGATTCAGAAGTATCAGGTGTATTCAAGGAAATGAAGAGAGCTGGATTTGTACCTGAAAGGGAAACTTTCAACACCTTAATCAGTGCGTATAGCCGCTGTGGTTCGTTTGAACAAGCTATGACTGTCTACAGGCGAATGCTTGATGCTGGGGTCACTCCTGATCTTTCCACCTATAACACTGTGTTGGCAGCTTTGGCTCGTGGAGGAATGTGGGAACAATCTGAGAAAGTTCTTGCAGAGATGGAAGATGGTCGGTGCAAACCGAATGAGTTAACTTACTGCTCTCTACTTCATGCATATGCAAATGGCAAAGAGATAGGTCTGATGCATTCTCTAGCAGAAGAAGTGTATTCTGGAGTTATCGAGCCTCGAGCTGTGCTTCTGAAGACCCTTGTTTTGGTTTGTAGTAAGTGTGATCTTTTGCCAGAGGCTGAACGTGCGTTCTCTGAGCTCAAAGAAAGAGGGTTTTCACCAGACATAACCACATTAAATTCAATGGTCTCTATTTATGGAAGAAGGCAGATGGTGGCAAAGGCGAACGAAGTCTTGGACTACATGAAAGAAAGGGGTTTCACACCAAGCATGGCGACCTACAATAGCCTCATGTATATGCATAGTCGGTCTGCTGATTTCGGAAAGTCAGAGGAGATCTTGAGGGAAATACTTGCTAAGGGAATCAAGCCAGATATCATATCATACAACACAGTCATCTACGCCTACTGTAGAAATACTCGGATGAGAGATGCATCTAGAATGTTCTCAGAGATGAGGGATTCAGGGATTGTCCCTGATGTTATCACGTACAATACGTTTATCGGTTCTTATGCAGCTGACTCAATGTTTGAGGAGGCCATNNNNNNNNNNNNNNNNNNNNNNNNNNNNNNNNNNNNNNNNNNNNNNNNNNNNNNNNNNNNNNNNNNNNNNNNNNNNNNNNNNNNNNNNNNNNNNNNNNNNNNNNNNNNNNNNNNNNNNNNNNNNNNNNNNNNNNNNNNNNNNNNNNNNNNNNNNNNNNNNNNNNNNNNNNNNNNNNNNNNNNNNNNNNNNNNNNNNNNNNNNNNNNNNNNNNNNNNNNNNNNNNNNNNNNNNNNNNNNNNNNNNNNNNNNNNNNNNNNNNNNNNNNNNNNNNNNNNNNNNNNNNNNNNNNNNNNNNNNNNNNNNNNNNNNNNNNNNNNNNNNNNNNNNNNNNNNNNNNNNNNNNNNNNNNNNNNNNNNNNNNNNNNNNNNNNNNNNNNNNNNNNNNNNNNNNNNNNNNNNNNNNNNNNNNNNNNNNNNNNNNNNNNNNNNNNNNNNNNNNNNNNNNNNNNNNNNNNNNNNNNNNNNNNNNNNNNNNNNNNNNNNNNNNNNNNNNNNNNNNNNNNNNNTGAGCTCAAAGAAAGAGGGTTTTCACCAGACATAACCACATTAAATTCCATGGTCTCTATTTATGGAAGAAGGCAGATGGTGGCAAAGGCGAACGAAGTCTTGGACTACATGAAAGAAAGGGGTTTCACACCAAGCATGGCGACCTACAATAGCCTCATGTATATGCATAGTCGGTCTGCTGATTTCGGAAAGTCAGAGGAGATCTTGAGGGAAATACTGGCTAAGGGAATCAAGCCAGATATCATATCATACAACACAGTCATTTACGCCTACTGTAGAAATACTCGGATGAGAGATGCATCTAGAATGTTCTCAGAGATGAGGGATTCAGGGATTGTCCCTGATGTTATCACGTACAATACGTTTATCGGTTCTTATGCAGCTGACTCAATGTTTGAGGAGGCCATCGGCGTCGTTAGGTACATGATCAAGCATAGTTGTAGACCAAACCAGAACACCTACAACTCAATTGTCGATGGATACTGCAAGTTAAACAGGAAAGATGAGGCAAAACTGTTTGTCGAAGATCTGAGGAATCTTGATCCACATGCTCCCAAAGGCGAGGATCTCAGGTTACTGGAACGGATACTGAAGAAATGGCCATAGTTAATTGTTGATGAGAAATCGCACAGTGAACTTGTCAAACCCTGACTTCAAATCTGCTGTAAGTGTTAATTTTTTACCATAACTACCATGCTCGTTGAGCATGTGTGGCACCTTTTGTGTTTGTACTTAGAGAGAAAAAGTCTCACCATATgcctttcaaatttcaattggGATAAACTGTTAGAAATAAGAATATTTCATAGTTAATGTGTGTTAAATCTGTAATCATTCCAATGAATGAAGGAGTATTGTTGCCTTTGTGATATATGTAGACATATCAACTGCTGGCTTTGGCATTGATTTCAATCTAACCATGAAATATTCTGAAACACTTTGATGTTGCAGAGGGAGGTCCTGAACACGCTTGTAGCTGTTAGTGCAGGAGAAGCACTCAAGAAGTGATAAATCTTCTTGGTGACTCATAGTAAGAATTGTCTGTGCATAAGAGTTAAATGTATATTGACCATAACTGTTAGAATCCCAGATTAGTTGTTAGAAGCCTGATCATGTTGTTCTCTTAAGGTTCGTATTAAGAGTTATTGTGGCTCTTACCTAATGGACTATTTGATCTCTGCATTAGGTGTACTGTGTCAGATGCTTCTCACGGTTATCGTCTGAGAAGATGATAACCGAGGCGTCACAAACAAGAGGGACACATATGGCAGTATCGGTCAGAACCAGTACGTCCGGGgatggtaaatatatatatgagtcgAAGTGTGTGTAGAAAATGTTTAGCAATTGTATCGTCTTTTTGATAGTTGTTCGTGGCTTATGTAGTTTCTCTTACAGCTAGCAAGTCTTATTATAAACCCATAGATACATATAGTGTCTTCCATGTTTTCTCTTGAgcctttttgtttgttcttgtttgttgtcAAGAACCAATATTCCAAAACGCGGTTAACAATCAGGAAACCGAACCGTGTTGGTGAGTCCTATCAAATCAAAGCAAACCAAGGCAGATAAAACAAGCTCCTAATGTCTATTGATATACAAACATTGCCGATTTAAGTATCTGCCAAACTCCCGATCCTATGAGAAGAACTGTTCATCGCAGCAGGTGTTCTATGCTTTTTTGGCTTAAAATAGTCCTAATCAAATAATGAGGAATTATTCATTAACCAATGTCTGTGACCAAATTATTAGATAGAGACTATGCGACATAGAAAGTCAAAGAGAAAAGACATCCACTAGAGTGAGTTTggtagagagaagagagctcATGAAATGAAGTCACGAAGaagattaaattatttaatgtgGGTTTACAAGGCCCAATTGAGTTttattattctacaaaattttaattcagATTGTGAATACATAAAGACAGCTGTTGTTGGATCATGGGACTTTAAATTCTGCTGGACCTAATTGGGCCTTTCGGCCTTTTTATAATTCCACTTGCACAAATTACGGGAATACCCTTTCAAGAAACCCTAAGTTGCTGAAATGTGCTTTAAAAGCACACAGCCTCATTCGCAGACTCTCGTTTCCAgccaaaaaaactcaaaatggtTGCTTCAGCCGCCGCACGACCCCTCATCTCCGTCCAAGGACTTGACGGTGACATGAGCACCGATCAATCCACCACCGTCACTTTACCCGACGTCATGACTGCTCCCGTTCGACCAGACATCGTCAACTTCGTCCACGCCCAGATGTCCAACAACAGCCGTCAGCCTTACGCAGTCTCCAAAAAGGCTGGTCACCAGACCTCCGCCGAGTCTTGGGGAACTGGAAGAGCCGTGTCCCGTATCCCTCGTGTTCCCGGTGGTGGAACTCACCGTGCCGGTCAAGCCGCGTTCGGTAACATGTGTCGTGGTGGTCGCATGTTTGCTCCGACTAAGATCTGGAGACGCTGGCACCGTCGCATCAATGTCAACATGAAGAGGCACGCGATTGTTTCTGCTATCGCCGCTACAGCTGTTCCTGCTCTTGTGATGGCTCGTGGTCACAAGATCGAGAATGTTCCTGAGATGCCTCTTGTTGTAAGTGACTCAGCTGAAGCCGTGGAGAAGACTTCGGCTGCGATCAAGGTTTTGAAGCAGATCGGTGCTTATGACGACGCCGAGAAAGCTAAGAACAGTATCGGAATCCGTCCTGGTAAAGGTAAAATGAGGAACCGTCGTTACATTTCTAGGAAAGGTCCTCTTGTAGTGTATGGAACCGAAGGATCAAAGATTGTGAAAGCTTTTAGGAATCTTCCTGGTGTTGAGCTTTGTCACGTTGAGAGGCTTAACTTGTTGAAATTAGCTCCTGGTGGTCACTTAGGTAGGTTTGTGATTTGGACTAAGTCAGCTTTTGAGAAGCTTGAGTCTATCTATGGCTCGTTTGAGAAGCCatctgagaagaagaagggttaCGTCTTGCCTCGTTCGAAGATGGTGAATGCTGATCTTGCTAGGATTATTAACTCTGATGAGGTACAGAGTGTGGTGAACCCGATTAAGAAGGATGCTAAGAGAGCTGTTCTTAAGAAGAACCCATTGAAGAACCTTAATGTGATGCTCAAGTTGAATCCTTATGCTAAGACTGCTAAGAGGATGTCTCTGTTGGCTGAAGCTCAAAGGGTTAAGTCTAAGAAGGAGAAGCtcgagaagaagagaaaggtcgTCACTAAGGTAAACacaattctcttttttctctatgCCTGGTGATATATAGCATATAAGATACTAAGGCTTTTGATGTAGATTGTGTGTTTTCATTACTATACTACGTATGAAACAAAttgagtttgaatttgaatCAGTTTCAGTTGAATAAGTCGCTTTTGCTACACAGTCTATACTGTGTTGACCAAGGCATCATATGGGAtacaatttggttttgtttattgatGTTTGAATGGTTCTTTGATTGATTAAGATTGGTTTTGCTGAGAGACTCAATGTTTTAGTGTCATGTACATTAATCGAAATTCTTGACATTGTTGAGTTCATGTGTTTACTTTAAACTAATCAATTGTatttttgattagttttgtgttgtttaccTGTTGCGTTTTAGAAAC is from Camelina sativa cultivar DH55 chromosome 20, Cs, whole genome shotgun sequence and encodes:
- the LOC104768458 gene encoding pentatricopeptide repeat-containing protein At5g02860-like isoform X2, which gives rise to MADKLALPLLLPGTPSSKPFSHDQNHHLSRTPFLTTSLSSPPPPPPVEPLLHDVFLHQNPNSRQPISSQPPRNRNRTRIGKSRDSNLGKPWSYHGLSPQGQQVLRSLIEPTFDSGQLDAMLSELFEPYKDKPESTSSELLAFLKGLGFHKKFDLALRAFDWFMKQKDYKSMLDNSVVAIVISMLGKEGRVSSASNLFNGLQEDGFSLDVYSYTSLISAFANSGRYREAVNVFKKMEEEGCKPTLITYNVVLNVFGKMGTPWNKITSLVEKMKSDGISPDAYTYNTLITCCKRGSLHQEAAQVFEEMKAAGFSHDKVTYNALLDVYGKSHRPKEAMKVLNEMELNGFSPSIVTYNSLISAYARDGMLDEAMELKNQMAEKGTKPDVFTYTTLLSGFERAGKVESAMNIFEEMRNAGCKPNICTFNAFIKMYGNRGKFADMMKIFDEINVCDLSPDIVTWNTLLAVFGQNGMDSEVSGVFKEMKRAGFVPERETFNTLISAYSRCGSFEQAMTVYRRMLDAGVTPDLSTYNTVLAALARGGMWEQSEKVLAEMEDGRCKPNELTYCSLLHAYANGKEIGLMHSLAEEVYSGVIEPRAVLLKTLVLVCSKCDLLPEAERAFSELKERGFSPDITTLNSMVSIYGRRQMVAKANEVLDYMKERGFTPSMATYNSLMYMHSRSADFGKSEEILREILAKGIKPDIISYNTVIYAYCRNTRMRDASRMFSEMRDSGIVPDVITYNTFIGSYAADSMFEEAIGVVRYMIKHSCRPNQNTYNSIVDGYCKLNRKDEAKLFVEDLRNLDPHAPKGEDLRLLERILKKWP
- the LOC104768458 gene encoding pentatricopeptide repeat-containing protein At5g02860-like isoform X1 encodes the protein MADKLALPLLLPGTPSSKPFSHDQNHHLSRTPFLTTSLSSPPPPPPVEPLLHDVFLHQNPNSRQPISSQPPRNRNRTRIGKSRDSNLGKPWSYHGLSPQGQQVLRSLIEPTFDSGQLDAMLSELFEPYKDKPESTSSELLAFLKGLGFHKKFDLALRAFDWFMKQKDYKSMLDNSVVAIVISMLGKEGRVSSASNLFNGLQEDGFSLDVYSYTSLISAFANSGRYREAVNVFKKMEEEGCKPTLITYNVVLNVFGKMGTPWNKITSLVEKMKSDGISPDAYTYNTLITCCKRGSLHQEAAQVFEEMKAAGFSHDKVTYNALLDVYGKSHRPKEAMKVLNEMELNGFSPSIVTYNSLISAYARDGMLDEAMELKNQMAEKGTKPDVFTYTTLLSGFERAGKVESAMNIFEEMRNAGCKPNICTFNAFIKMYGNRGKFADMMKIFDEINVCDLSPDIVTWNTLLAVFGQNGMDSEVSGVFKEMKRAGFVPERETFNTLISAYSRCGSFEQAMTVYRRMLDAGVTPDLSTYNTVLAALARGGMWEQSEKVLAEMEDGRCKPNELTYCSLLHAYANGKEIGLMHSLAEEVYSGVIEPRAVLLKTLVLVCSKCDLLPEAERAFSELKERGFSPDITTLNSMVSIYGRRQMVAKANEVLDYMKERGFTPSMATYNSLMYMHSRSADFGKSEEILREILAKGIKPDIISYNTVIYAYCRNTRMRDASRMFSEMRDSGIVPDVITYNTFIGSYAADSMFEEAIGVVRYMIKHSCRPNQNTYNSIVDGYCKLNRKDEAKLFVEDLRNLDPHAPKGEDLRLLERILKKWP
- the LOC104768460 gene encoding 60S ribosomal protein L4-2 codes for the protein MVASAAARPLISVQGLDGDMSTDQSTTVTLPDVMTAPVRPDIVNFVHAQMSNNSRQPYAVSKKAGHQTSAESWGTGRAVSRIPRVPGGGTHRAGQAAFGNMCRGGRMFAPTKIWRRWHRRINVNMKRHAIVSAIAATAVPALVMARGHKIENVPEMPLVVSDSAEAVEKTSAAIKVLKQIGAYDDAEKAKNSIGIRPGKGKMRNRRYISRKGPLVVYGTEGSKIVKAFRNLPGVELCHVERLNLLKLAPGGHLGRFVIWTKSAFEKLESIYGSFEKPSEKKKGYVLPRSKMVNADLARIINSDEVQSVVNPIKKDAKRAVLKKNPLKNLNVMLKLNPYAKTAKRMSLLAEAQRVKSKKEKLEKKRKVVTKEEAQAIKAAGKAWYQTMISDSDYTEFDNFTKWLGASQ